The DNA region TCCAGGAGACGCTGTTCAGATACTTCGAGCGCACAAACAAGAAACCCAGAGACGTGGTCGTTCTGGTCACTCATGGCATCTACTGCAGAGTGTTTCTCATGAAATGGTTCCGCTGGACATAcgaagaatttgaatcGTTCACGAACGTACCGAACGGAAGCATGATCGTTATGGAGTTCGACGAAACGATCGATGCATACGTGCTAAGGACGGAGCTACCAAAATGGtgttgaatttcaaagtcCGTTCTACGTGATCGAGTCTTTTCGGCAATTTTCGGGAATTTTCGGTTCACGAAGCGGCTTCCTCTAATTTCCCTGGGCTTCCTGTAAATCAAATGAGCTGTCGTCGTCACCCAACAGCGGAACGCGGTCGAACGACAGTAGTTTGTCGACTAAAAAGGTCGTGAGGCCTTGTGCCAGAAAATACGCACTAACAAGTGCAATTGGTGGTGGGCAGGGCCGGACGGAGGGCAATGGTGTTCTTTCATTATGGTGAAATATGCATGTGTGTCTGGCGACCTCGCGGTTTTTGCTAGATGGCGAAGGGAATACTATCATATATAAGCATATGTGGTGAGTTCGAATGTTTGGTTTGTTATGGGATCTATCTTTGATCTTATACCGGAGATACATTATCGTCGCAGATAACTCAGATTAAAACACATTAAAAATGGCTAGAACTTTCTTCGTTGGTGGTAACTTCAAATTGAACGGCTCCAAGGCTTCCATCAAGGAAATTGTTGAGAGATTGAACAACGCTGATCTAGCAGAAAACGTTGAGGTTGTTCTATGTCCTCCAGCCCCATACTTGGACTACACTGTTTCTTTGCTAAACAGACCTCAGTTGGCTGTGGGTGCCCAAAACACGTACCTAAAGGCTTCTGGTGCCTACACTGGTGAGAACTCTGTTGAACAGATCCAGGAGTTGGGTGCCAAGTGGGTGATTCTAGGTCACTCTGAGAGAAGAACTCTGTTCCACGAGGATGACAAGTTCGTCGCTGACAAGACTAAGTTCGCTTTGGACCAAGGTGCTGGTGTCATCTTGTGTATCGGTGAAactttggaagagaagaaggccGGTACGACTCTAGAGGTGGTCGAAAGACAATTGACCGCTGTTATTGCTGAAGTCAAGGACTGGAGCAAGGTTGTCATTGCCTACGAGCCAGTCTGGGCTATTGGTACTGGTTTGGCCGCTACTGCTGAGGATGCTCAAGACATCCACAAGTCCATCAGAAAGTTCTTGGCTGCCAAGTTGGGCGACAAGGTTGCTGAAGAGACCAGAATCCTATACGGTGGTTCTGCCAACGGTAGCAACGTCGCTTCTTTCAAGGACAAGGCTGACGTTGACGGTTTCTTGGTCGGTGGTGCTTCCTTGAAGCCAGAATTCGTCGACATCGTCAACTCCAGAAAGTAAGCAGGTCCAACATGTGTAAAGTATGTCTACATGGATAGATGTTTTATGTCAGTATAACGAAAACTAAACGAGTAAGCCGTAGTATCTGGCCCTCGGATGGGTCAAACAGAGCTCTTCCCACTGGACTATGAACAGGTCTGCTATCCAGTACAGTATCCTCCCGGTCAAACTCAGCGACGTAATCCTCGCCAGCGACTCAACGTATACTATGTTAGAACAAGGCTGAAAGAGATCCAACCATTCGATCACTTTGAACCAAGCGGCTATAACGCAGCACGTCCCGGGGCCGTTCAGTAAAACAAGGCGGGGCTTTCCTCTCATCGCTCTCGATACTTTGAATATGATCGCCAGTGACTTGATTATAGTCTGCAGCACGCTAGCAAGACTTGTGAGCAGACCAGCGTTGACCTCCCtggccttcttgaactggtAGTACTCGAAACGGCACGCCCTGTTCTCAATCGTTACCTGCCGAATAAACTGGCTACGTGATTTGTCGTCAGAGTAGCCAACATAGACGGTGTTACCTTTTGCCAGTAGCATTTCCTTATAGTTATCTACAAGCCGTAGCATCTCTCCGGTATGCCCTCCAGAACCTAGGAACAAGAAAACATGAAGCGGGCCCTTACGCTCAATTGGCTCGCTTTCGAGCACATCACTCCCGTTGGTATAGCTCCTGAAGAACGGCAGGATTGATATCAAGCGTACTGTGTAAGCCACGTACACCAGCAGCAATGCCACACACAAGTATTCCATATTCATAGTCGATGGTTCTGGATTTCCTTATACACGCCGCTTCCGGCACGAGTCCCTAATCGCTCAGCTGGTCGATGAATCCGTTTGACCTGATACTCAGCTTACCGTTGTAGTCTTAGCTTCTATCCATATCGCTTCCTCTTCAGGAAAGATCACGAAATCGCCCGCGATGCGAAAAGACGGGCTTGTAGAAACACGCTAGTTCACGAAAAGCTGCTCAACGGCTCCCCAATGGCTGTCACTGTCCCCAAGCTCACCTCTGCTGTATATAACTGGAGCACTAACTACATGCTGCTGCCATAACGAAGCGGGCTGAAAGGGTATTGGGCCGAAACTTTAACTCCTAAGGTTGTAAGATGTTGAAACGAACCAAGACCGCTAGCAACAAGAGACACTCCGTCTTCGTCGATGTGAGACACTCGAAATCAACGCAGTCGCCATCGGATACCGATAGCAGCAAGTTCGACATTTATCAGACAAAGAACAGGTCACTCGAGGCATTAGCTGAGATTGACACGACAAACTGTGCAAAGAAGGCCCATAGTCGAAGCAAATTGAAACGAAGCAGCGTTTTGCTCGATAACACCATGGTGAGAGACTACAATTTAGCCATCAGAcattttgaaaagcttgacACTCGCCCCATACAATCCAGCAGTTCTGACAGTAGCATTTCGTCAAGCTCCAGCACGACATCATCGCTCTTCTCCACAGACAGTACCACATCGATCCGTGACCTGCTGTACGAAGGCCTCGACGATACGTGTGACGAGGACTGTGAGATCGTTGACAAGACTCACCTGCGGACCAAGATGCTGGGGGATGACAAAGGCCGTCTGCGAGTCGACGACGACGGAAGCACGGGATATGGGAGACCGCATAGGAGAACCAGTTTGCACTTTGAATAAAGATCTAGGTCTGGATACGTAGCACAAGTTCATAGTTGAGGAAATTTACGCAATGCGATATTGGTTCATCGCTCATGGCGTGATTTTTGAATTTACAGGGAATGTGCCAGAACCGTCGGTGTTGCTAACACTCAGTCGCGGTGGTGACTATGGTGATTAGAACGTTAATGGACGTGGGGGGAGCCCCTTTATTGGCGTTATTCACTGTTAAGCACATTTCTTGTGATGACAGGAAGATTCTAGCATTCGCGCGACACAAGGGATACTCCGaaagtgtcagtaaataCAAACGAATAATAGTAACAAATAGTAATGAAAAAGGGTATTGGAACCTACTAGAAAATTCGTCTTAATTAGCAAGGAGCATGGGATTGTATTTGCTAAATGTCGCAGATGCTACTGCAAACCTATAAAAACGAGAGCCTTGATCTAACCAGACCAACTTTCTGTCAAGACTGCACACCAGTAAAAACAAAATAGAATCACCGGTAATAGATAACATGTCATTCAGTACaccattttccagctttttcGACGCTATTAACAACGAAGTTGACGCTTTTAACAGGCTGCTAGACAGCTCAGGTTACAGATCGTACCAACCCAGACGTCAGCAATTGGAGGCAGGCGAGCAGGACAAATCTGCTGGCAAACAGGTTACTAGAAAGGGCGACTCTTCCAGAGATGTCTACAGCCCAAGACATCTGAACGACTGGTTTGACAACGACTGGTCTTTGTTGCCCAGAACTTTTGCAGCCTCGAGCATAACCCCTCCAGTCGACATTTTGGATCATGACAAAAACTACGAGATCAAGGTCAGTGTTCCTGGCGTGAAGGATAAGAAAGATATCAACCTGGAATACCACAAGGAGAGAGATCAAATTGTGGTTAGCGGTGAAATTTCCTCCTCTGTGACCTCTGAGAACCAGGAAAAGGTTAAGGTGCAAGAGCGTGCTTTTGGTAAGTTCAAGAGAGTCATCAGCTTGCCTGAATACCCACGCATTGACGCCGACAACATCAAGGCCGACTATGCAAGCGGTATCTTGACTTTGACTGTTCCTAAGCTGGAGCCATCGAAGGACGAGAAGGGAGCGGTTCGCAAAATCGACATTGGTTCCTGGAGCTCTTAGATGAACTACTGAGGTTCAAGAATATTAACGTTTTTATGACTTTTAAGTAGAGATTTGTCAGGATTTATGTTTGGTATCGCTCTCATAACTTTAGCTAAAATTGAAAGAACGTTGTTTTTTAAAGAATGTCAGATCTGGCAGTtttgaactttcttcatGGGCTTCTCAGCGGCTTCTTCAGTCACAGCTTGAGCCACTATTTAGGCCATCTCTTATTCGATATCTACCTGTCAAATTATCTATCTTTCGCTTCCTATCGCA from Torulaspora globosa chromosome 3, complete sequence includes:
- the TPI1 gene encoding triose-phosphate isomerase TPI1 (ancestral locus Anc_3.288) produces the protein MARTFFVGGNFKLNGSKASIKEIVERLNNADLAENVEVVLCPPAPYLDYTVSLLNRPQLAVGAQNTYLKASGAYTGENSVEQIQELGAKWVILGHSERRTLFHEDDKFVADKTKFALDQGAGVILCIGETLEEKKAGTTLEVVERQLTAVIAEVKDWSKVVIAYEPVWAIGTGLAATAEDAQDIHKSIRKFLAAKLGDKVAEETRILYGGSANGSNVASFKDKADVDGFLVGGASLKPEFVDIVNSRK
- the ALG14 gene encoding N-acetylglucosaminyldiphosphodolichol N-acetylglucosaminyltransferase anchoring subunit ALG14 (ancestral locus Anc_3.289), whose protein sequence is MNMEYLCVALLLVYVAYTVRLISILPFFRSYTNGSDVLESEPIERKGPLHVFLFLGSGGHTGEMLRLVDNYKEMLLAKGNTVYVGYSDDKSRSQFIRQVTIENRACRFEYYQFKKAREVNAGLLTSLASVLQTIIKSLAIIFKVSRAMRGKPRLVLLNGPGTCCVIAAWFKVIEWLDLFQPCSNIVYVESLARITSLSLTGRILYWIADLFIVQWEELCLTHPRARYYGLLV
- a CDS encoding uncharacterized protein (ancestral locus Anc_3.290), whose translation is MLKRTKTASNKRHSVFVDVRHSKSTQSPSDTDSSKFDIYQTKNRSLEALAEIDTTNCAKKAHSRSKLKRSSVLLDNTMVRDYNLAIRHFEKLDTRPIQSSSSDSSISSSSSTTSSLFSTDSTTSIRDLLYEGLDDTCDEDCEIVDKTHLRTKMLGDDKGRLRVDDDGSTGYGRPHRRTSLHFE
- the HSP26 gene encoding chaperone protein HSP26 (ancestral locus Anc_3.291) codes for the protein MSFSTPFSSFFDAINNEVDAFNRLLDSSGYRSYQPRRQQLEAGEQDKSAGKQVTRKGDSSRDVYSPRHLNDWFDNDWSLLPRTFAASSITPPVDILDHDKNYEIKVSVPGVKDKKDINLEYHKERDQIVVSGEISSSVTSENQEKVKVQERAFGKFKRVISLPEYPRIDADNIKADYASGILTLTVPKLEPSKDEKGAVRKIDIGSWSS